One segment of Rubripirellula amarantea DNA contains the following:
- a CDS encoding glycerophosphodiester phosphodiesterase → MKNLTSVIVGCVVAMTGQVHSQDIVAHRGASHAAPENTLAAFELAWEEGADAIEGDFYLTADHHIVCIHDKTTERVCPQSPSLNVSQSTLSQLQSLDVGSWKAKEFWRERIPTLADVMATVPKGKRIFVEIKCGVEIVPSLKSELERSNLASEQIVIISFDEEVVKATREMMPQYKANWLTSFKRDDDELDFRPTTHVLLDTLSRSHATGLGSQFNVGALSRSLVDDIKESGFEFHVWTVDDSKDVVLAVEFSVDSITTNRPQFVRQIVNQTHVSISQDTQNQPQPVTVP, encoded by the coding sequence ATGAAAAACTTAACGTCGGTGATCGTCGGTTGCGTCGTCGCGATGACGGGTCAAGTTCACTCGCAGGACATCGTCGCTCACCGCGGTGCGTCTCATGCAGCTCCCGAGAACACACTCGCGGCATTTGAACTCGCTTGGGAAGAAGGGGCTGATGCGATCGAGGGCGACTTTTATCTGACAGCGGATCACCACATCGTCTGCATTCATGACAAGACAACGGAACGTGTCTGCCCACAATCACCTTCATTGAATGTTTCGCAATCCACACTCTCACAGCTTCAATCGCTGGACGTCGGTAGCTGGAAAGCGAAAGAATTCTGGCGAGAACGCATCCCCACTTTGGCAGATGTCATGGCGACGGTTCCTAAGGGGAAGCGAATCTTCGTCGAAATAAAATGCGGCGTTGAGATTGTTCCCTCTCTGAAATCCGAGCTAGAACGAAGCAATCTTGCATCCGAGCAGATTGTGATCATCTCTTTCGATGAGGAGGTTGTGAAAGCGACGCGAGAAATGATGCCGCAATACAAAGCCAATTGGCTGACTAGCTTCAAACGAGACGACGACGAACTGGACTTTCGCCCAACCACGCACGTGCTGCTTGACACGCTTAGCAGGTCACACGCGACTGGCCTTGGGTCCCAGTTCAATGTCGGCGCGCTCAGCCGATCATTGGTTGATGACATCAAAGAATCCGGGTTCGAATTCCACGTCTGGACGGTGGACGATTCAAAAGACGTCGTGTTGGCGGTGGAATTCAGCGTGGACTCCATCACGACAAATCGGCCACAATTTGTCCGGCAAATCGTTAATCAAACGCATGTCAGTATCTCACAAGACACTCAAAATCAGCCGCAACCGGTAACGGTGCCTTAA